A genome region from Parasteatoda tepidariorum isolate YZ-2023 unplaced genomic scaffold, CAS_Ptep_4.0 HiC_scaffold_1299, whole genome shotgun sequence includes the following:
- the LOC139427308 gene encoding zinc finger MYM-type protein 1-like: MDTTQDVRKVDQLSIVVRYAVITRSENGQPIDIEVKEVFLGFYAAIKPGAVDLVNQVTTLFIDKNIELKKCVGQGYDGASVMSGVYNGVQKHIKDIQPNAEYVHCATHNLNLVINDAVSSCVEIQIFFATLQDLYNFFGNSIKRWDLLSKFSGESDTTLKKLNSSRWSSRVNTIPAIKFLYFDIIKVLSEIVLKSPNKDERSEAESIKTKMLNFEFVLLCEFMHSVLNDINYASKTLQKCDINLGEASKVLAETKAKLQIYRNDFELFKCKASETARKYGIDTHFQEKRQRKVKKHFDELAADHRFPNREKIFKIEIFNNVLDTVISQLDTRFIGMSAVCHIFDFLTPTFLLHVDEATLLQKCDEFQRKYSDIIGPSFSLQFINIYHLVLPQLTQAWTVHQLCKEIMSKYGVLECDLTEVFTAMLLFFTIPVTSAAAE, encoded by the coding sequence ATGGATACGACACAGGACGTACGGAAGGTAGATCAGCTAAGCATTGTTGTGAGGTATGCAGTAATAACCAGATCGGAAAATGGACAGCCAATTGATATAGAAGTAAAAGAAGTGTTTCTAGGCTTTTATGCAGCCATCAAACCTGGCGCAGTAGATTTAGTCAACCAAGTGACAACATTATTTAtcgacaaaaatattgaattaaaaaaatgtgtgggGCAAGGCTATGATGGAGCCAGTGTGATGAGTGGTGTGTATAATGGTGTACAAAAACATATTAAGGATATCCAGCCTAACGCAGAGTACGTACATTGTGCcactcataatttaaatttggtgataAATGATGCCGTTAGCAGTTGTGTggaaatacagatttttttcgcAACGTTGCAAGATTTGTATAACTTTTTCGGAAACAGCATCAAACGTTGGGATCTACTGTCTAAATTCAGTGGCGAATCGGACACCActctaaaaaaactaaattcgtCTAGATGGTCCAGTAGGGTCAATACGATACCcgcaataaaatttctttattttgatattatcaaAGTATTATCAGAAATAGTTCTAAAGAGTCCTAATAAGGATGAGCGTAGTGAAGCAGAgagtattaaaacaaaaatgctaaatttcgAGTTCGTGTTGCTTTGCGAATTCATGCACAGTGTATTGAACGACATCAATTATGCATccaaaactttacaaaaatgcGACATCAATTTGGGCGAGGCGAGTAAAGTTTTAGCAGAGACCAAAGCAAAGTTGcaaatttatagaaatgatTTCGAATTATTCAAGTGCAAAGCCAGTGAAACTGCAAGAAAATATGGTATTGAtacccattttcaagaaaaaaggcaaagaaaagttaaaaaacattttgatgaatTAGCTGCTGATCACCGATTTCCAAaccgagaaaaaatatttaaaattgagattttcaaTAATGTACTAGACACAGTAATATCTCAATTAGATACACGTTTTATTGGTATGAGTGCAGTCTGTCATATATTCGATTTTCTAACaccaacatttttattacatgttgATGAAGCAACTTTATTACAAAAGTGTGACGAAttccaaagaaaatattcagataTAATAGGCCCTAGTTTTTcacttcaatttattaatatttaccacCTAGTTTTACCTCAACTAACTCAAGCATGGACTGTTCACCAATTATGTAAGGAAATAATGAGCAAATATGGAGTGCTAGAATGCGACCTAACGGAAGTATTTACAGCAATGTTATTATTCTTTACAATTCCTGTCACTTCTGCAGCAGCTGAAAG